The Daucus carota subsp. sativus chromosome 2, DH1 v3.0, whole genome shotgun sequence genome includes a window with the following:
- the LOC108207400 gene encoding pleiotropic drug resistance protein 3-like produces the protein MSRRDVTDTVGTVGEDDDEGELELAAIERIEAQQNTTERVSKLGALERHAFIDRLLKKIEEDNHRLLLKQRQRIDRVGLEIPTVEVRYKNVCIEAECDVVQGEPLPTLWNTLKRITFGITRFQGHTTHTTKIKILQDVSGIIRPSRMTLLLGPPGCGKTTLLLALSGTIDKNLEVSGEISYNGYKLNEFIPHKTAAYVSQYDQHISEMTVRETLDFAARCLGIGSRAETMAEVVRREKQVGIIPDPDIDTYMKETAINGLKRTLQTDYILKILGLEICADTIVGNAMRRGISGGQKKRLTTGEMIIGPSKVLFMDEISNGLDSSSTFQIVKCLQQLTHITESTTLISLLQPAPETFDLFDDIILMSEGQTAYHGPRDNVIQFFENCGFRCPARKGVADFLQEVISEKDQAQYWHPNNQPIYVSVKEFARKFKESSLGQKSHEDLSQNIEKDVIRDAALTFHTNSTRKWEIFQACMAREWVLMKRNSFVHAFKSAQLVVSALITMTVFLRTQTSISIVDANYFLASLFYSLIRFNSNAIPELSMTVSRLSIFYKQRDFNFYPAWAYSIPAVILKIPFSFLDAFLWTGLTYYVIGYSPEPERFFHQLLLLAFVNQVSTSLFRLIASIFTDQSVATFCGLFTVLVMFLFCGFIIPQPSLPSWLKWGFWLSPFTYAEIGISVNEFLSPRWQKDLSLNATIGHQFLKNHGFDYRGSFYWISIGALLGFWIILNIGFTCALKFSKAPRRSQTVISLKRLSKLQAKENTLEASQEIELPNVATSYAPADIKQMGMVLPFKPMTITFENVQYFVDTPKKMREKGYQQKTIQLLHDITGSFQPGVLTALMGVTGAGKTTLLDVLSGRKNSGIIEGDIRIGGYPKVQDTYARISGYCEQTDIHSPQITVNESLTYSAWLRLPPHIDDSTKAEFVVEVLQMIELEDIKDALVGVPGVSGLTNEQRKRLTIAVELVSNPSIIFMDEPTSGLDARAAAIVMRAVKNIANTNRTVVCTIHQPSIDIFEAFDELILMKRGGQIIYSGELGQHSSKLIEYFENINGLPKIQENYNPATWMLEITSSSSEEQLGLNFVQTYENSHLCRQTKQRIKELSSPAQGSTELQFSTRFSQTQWEQLKACLWKQNLSYWRSPKYNLVRLAFITMASVILAAILWQKGKDINGEQDLLNILGSMFLFLQFLGTYNCTSVLSIIATERNVVYRERFAGMYSAWIYSFAQVIIEIPYVFLQVGIFVIITYPAVGFYWSVYKVLWYFFTMFCTMLYYTYLGMLLVSTSGSLQVAFVMSSFSNTIMSLFSGFLIPEPKIPKWWNWCYWICPGSWSLRGLLTSQYGDVDREIVAFGEKEAINTFLGSYFGYHSADTGVVALVLIAFPLLFASIFAYSMAKLNFQRR, from the exons ATGTCGAGGAGGGATGTTACTGATACAGTCGGAACtgttggagaagatgatgatgaaggtgAACTGGAGTTGGCTGCTATTGAGAGGATAGAAGCACAACAAAATACAACTGAACGTGTTTCTAAGCTTGGAGCTTTAGAAAGGCATGCATTTATCGACAGACTTTTGAAGAAAATTGAGGAAGATAATCACCGGTTGTTATTGAAGCAGAGACAGAGAATTGACAG AGTGGGTCTGGAGATTCCTACTGTGGAAGTAAGGTATAAGAATGTATGCATAGAAGCAGAATGTGATGTAGTTCAAGGAGAGCCCCTCCCTACTCTGTGGAACACACTGAAAAGGATTACATTT GGTATCACAAGATTTCAAGGGCACACAACTCATACAACCAAGATTAAAATTCTGCAGGATGTCAGTGGAATTATCAGGCCCTCAAG GATGACACTATTACTAGGGCCTCCGGGCTGTGGAAAAACCACTCTACTGTTGGCACTCTCTGGAACAATCGACAAGAATCTTGAG GTCAGCGGAGAGATCTCTTACAATGGATACAAGTTGAATGAGTTCATTCCTCACAAGACAGCAGCTTATGTTAGCCAATATGACCAGCACATTTCTGAAATGACAGTCAGGGAAACTCTTGATTTTGCAGCAAGATGTCTGGGCATTGGAAGCAGAGCAG AAACTATGGCAGAAGTCGTCAGAAGAGAGAAACAAGTTGGTATTATACCTGATCCAGATATTGACACCTACATGAAG GAAACTGCCATCAATGGATTAAAAAGGACTCTGCAGACGGACTATATACTAAAG ATACTTGGACTGGAAATTTGCGCTGATACGATTGTAGGAAATGCAATGAGAAGAGGAATATCAGGTGGACAAAAGAAGAGGCTGACAACAG GGGAGATGATAATTGGCCCATCAAAGGTTCTCTTCATGGATGAAATCTCCAATGGCTTAGATAGTTCAAGCACCTTTCAGATTGTTAAATGTCTCCAGCAGTTGACACACATAACAGAATCAACCACTTTGATTTCACTTCTTCAGCCAGCACCAGAGACATTTGATTTGTTTGATGACATTATCTTGATGTCTGAAGGACAGACTGCATACCATGGGCCTCGTGATAATGTTATACAGTTCTTCGAGAACTGTGGTTTCAGATGTCCAGCAAGGAAAGGCGTTGCTGACTTCCTGCAAGAA GTTATATCTGAGAAGGATCAAGCACAATATTGGCACCCTAATAATCAACCTATCTATGTCAGTGTGAAAGAGTTCGCTAGAAAATTTAAGGAATCCAGTTTAGGACAGAAATCGCACGAAGATCTCTCTCAGAATATTGAAAAGGATGTGATCCGTGATGCTGCTTTGACATTCCACACCAATTCCACAAGGAAATGGGAAATATTCCAGGCATGCATGGCTAGAGAATGGGTCCTCATGAAGCGTAACTCATTTGTTCATGCATTTAAATCTGCACAG CTGGTGGTTTCTGCACTTATAACAATGACGGTCTTCCTACGTACACAGACTAGCATTAGTATTGTCGACGCCAATTACTTCCTAGCGTCTCTGTTCTATTCACTTATTAGATTCAACAGTAATGCAATACCAGAGTTGTCCATGACTGTTTCCAGACTTtccatcttctacaagcaaagagATTTCAACTTCTACCCGGCATGGGCTTATTCCATTCCTGCCGTCATTCTAAAGATCCCATTTTCATTTCTAGATGCATTTCTTTGGACAGGGCTTACCTACTATGTCATAGGTTACAGTCCTGAACCAGAAAG GTTTTTTCACCAGCTACTACTCCTTGCTTTTGTGAATCAAGTGTCTACATCATTATTTCGCCTGATAGCTTCGATCTTTACTGATCAGTCTGTTGCAACCTTCTGCGGTCTCTTCACCGTATTAGTGATGTTTCTATTTTGTGGCTTTATAATTCCACAAC CCTCTTTGCCATCTTGGTTAAAATGGGGATTCTGGCTTTCTCCTTTTACATATGCAGAGATTGGAATTTCTGTGAACGAATTTCTTTCTCCAAGGTGGCAAAAG GACTTATCTCTAAATGCTACAATAGGGcatcaatttttgaaaaatcatggATTCGACTATAGAGGAAGCTTTTATTGGATATCAATTGGTGCATTATTGGGATTTTGGATCATTCTGAATATTGGATTCACATGtgcattaaaattttcaaagg CTCCAAGAAGATCTCAGACTGTCATTTCACTTAAAAGACTCTCCAAACTTCAAGCAAAAGAAAACACACTCGAAGCATCTCAAGAGATTGAATTGCCCAACGTGGCTACCTCCTACGCTCCTGCAGACATAAAACAGATGG GGATGGTGTTGCCGTTCAAGCCAATGACAATAACATTTGAGAATGTGCAATATTTTGTTGATACTCCAAAG AAAATGAGAGAGAAAGGTTATCAACAAAAGACGATACAGCTTCTTCATGATATTACAGGATCATTTCAGCCTGGAGTGCTGACAGCTCTGATGGGTGTTACTGGAGCCGGAAAGACAACACTTTTGGATGTTCTTTCTGGACGTAAAAATAGTGGTATCATTGAAGGAGATATAAGAATTGGAGGATATCCCAAGGTGCAGGATACTTATGCTAGAATATCTGGTTATTGTGAGCAAACAGACATCCATTCTCCACAGATTACAGTTAATGAATCACTGACGTACTCAGCTTGGCTACGTTTGCCACCTCATATTGATGATAGTACCAAAGCT GAATTTGTTGTTGAGGTACTTCAAATGATTGAACTGGAAGATATTAAAGATGCACTAGTTGGTGTTCCTGGTGTGAGTGGCTTAACAAATGAACAAAGAAAACGGCTTACAATAGCAGTAGAGCTTGTTTCCAACCCATCTATAATATTCATGGATGAACCGACTTCTGGTTTAGATGCCAGAGCAGCTGCAATAGTTATGCGGGCAGTTAAGAATATTGCAAATACGAATAGAACAGTCGTCTGCACTATCCATCAACCAAGTATTGACATATTTGAGGCTTTCGATGAG CTTATTCTAATGAAGAGAGGAGGACAAATAATATATTCAGGAGAGTTGGGTCAGCATTCAAGTAAACTAATTGAATATTTTGAG AACATTAATGGATTACCGAAAATCCAGGAAAATTACAACCCTGCAACTTGGATGCTAGAGATTACGAGTTCATCTTCTGAAGAACAACTTGGATTAAACTTTGTGCAAACTTATGAGAACTCTCATCTATGTCG GCAAACCAAACAGCGGATCAAAGAGTTGAGCTCCCCAGCACAAGGTTCAACAGAACTACAATTTAGCACACGCTTTTCACAAACTCAATGGGAACAGCTTAAAGCATGCCTCTGGAAACAGAATTTGTCCTATTGGAGGAGTCCTAAATACAATTTGGTGCGGTTAGCTTTTATCACAATGGCATCTGTGATATTAGCAGCAATCCTATGGCAAAAAGGAAAAGACAT AAACGGTGAACAGGATCTGTTGAACATACTAGGATCGATGTTCCTTTTCCTACAATTTTTAGGAACATACAACTGCACATCAGTTCTGTCAATTATAGCTACTGAGCGCAATGTTGTATACAGAGAAAGGTTTGCTGGAATGTATTCTGCCTGGATCTATTCCTTTGCCCAg GTGATCATTGAAATTCCTTATGTATTTCTTCAAGTAGGCATATTTGTAATAATCACATATCCAGCAGTCGGTTTCTATTGGTCTGTATACAAAGTACTTTGGTATTTCTTCACAATGTTCTGTACCATGCTCTACTACACTTACCTTGGCATGTTGCTCGTTTCAACAAGTGGTTCTCTTCAAGTGGCCTTCGTAATGTCAAGCTTCAGTAACACAATAATGAGTCTCTTCTCAGGATTCCTCATACCAGAACCG AAAATTCCAAAATGGTGGAATTGGTGCTACTGGATTTGCCCAGGATCCTGGTCCTTACGAGGCCTTCTTACGTCACAATATGGAGACGTTGATAGGGAAATAGTAGCATTTGGAGAAAAAGAGGCCATCAATACCTTCTTAGGAAGTTATTTTGGTTATCATAGTGCTGATACAGGTGTTGTAGCATTAGTTCTTATAGCATTTCCATTATTATTTGCATCTATATTTGCATATTCCATGGCAAAACTGAACTTCCAAAGGAGGTAA